Part of the Vagococcus jeotgali genome, ACTCTGGTAAAAATATCTAAATATCAGTGTTATTTTATTGAACCCCTTACTTACCAACATGTTTTGATCTTTAGATTTTGAATTTCTTCTAAAAATAATGTTGCTGGTTGTCTATAGTCTAAAATTTTACGCGGCAAAAGATTAACTTTTTCAGTAGCCAGTTGTATGAACTGCTTTGAGTAGTGACAGATAGGCGTTCCTTTCGGAACAAATTGCCGTAATAAACCATTATGTCTTTCGTTTGTTCCTCGTTCCCAAGATGAATAAGGGTGAGCAAAGTAGATATCAGTCATTTGTTGCAGAGTATCATCAAGTGAGCTAAATTCACTGCCATTATCAGCAGTAATCGATTGAAATATGCTACTAAATCGGGCTCTTCCAAACTCATATTTTAACTGTTTAATAGCGTAACTAACAGACTCTTCAGTATGATCATCTAGAACAACAGTAATCATGTAGCGAGTTTTTCTTTCAACAAGTGTAAGTAGAGCATTATCATCTTTAGATTTTGAACCAATGACACTGTCTATTTCCCAATGACCAAACTCTTGTCTAGAATCAATTTTGCTAGGTCGTTCATCAATTGATTTTCCAAGAGCTTTTTTATGCTGACGACTTCTTTTCTTTTTAGGTGATAGTCTAACTTTCATCTTGAGATGATGATTTCTGACTGGTAAAAAACCTTTATCAATATAGTTATAAAGTGTCTTAGTAGAAACAATAGGTTTATCCCAAGTCCCTAAAGACTTGATAAAGCCAACAATTGCATCTGGTGACCAATTAAAGTCTATCATTTGTTTACAAGCATAATTAATAAAATCAACAGCACTAACTAGCTTAGATTTCGAACCACAGCGTTTCCTGTTTTCTATGTATTTAGCTTGCCCCGTATCAGCAAAATAGAGTTGTTTAGGTTTCTTATTTTCTTTGATTTGCGTGGTCGTTCCTCGTTTAAGCTCATTACTTATTGTTTGATGGTGTCGGCCTAATCGTCTACCAATTTCTCTATTAGAGTCTCCCATATTATGCCAAACTTCAATAAGCTGCCTTTCCTTTAAGGAAAGATGTTTATAACTAGATGTCTTTGTGTTATTCTTAATTTTCACCATGATAAAAATTCCTTTCGTTGTTGGGTAGTTACTTCAATGATACACGAATTTTTACCATGGTGTTTTTTTATTATTTTAGAGTGGCTAACTTGATTTTACAACTAAGCTTCTTTTCTCTTTGTATATTTTTTTAACTGTTTATTAAATCCCTCAATCAAGTTAGTTGAGTAGATAGTTCTTCTGATTGATGGTGGGAAGTTATAGAAAGTTAATATAGCAGGATTCAAGAGTAATTTAACTACTCGTGGATACTGCTTTTTCCATTTATCTATCATAAAACTTATTTGATTCATAGCTTCTTCTTTTGAAGCTGCTTGATAAACCAATTTGAAATCATTACAGACTTCTTGTCGATCACTAACACGAACCTTATGAGCAATATTTCTAGAGATATGGACACAACATTGTTGAAATTGAGCATTTGGATAGACACTATGGATACTATCGTGAATACCACTTAAACCATCAGTTACAACTAATAAAACCTCTTCTAAACCACGATCTTTTAAATCTTGAAGTATCTCTTTCCAAACATAAGCAGATTCGGTTGGAGCAATAGTAAATCCTAGAACCTCTTTGGTTCCATCCAATCGAATGCCTATCACAATATAAACGGCTTCTTTTGATACGGTTTGTCTCTTTAAAGGAATATGAGTAGCATCCATAAAAATGACTGAGTATTTAGCTTCTAAAGTTCTTTCTTTAAAAGCCAAAACATCTTCAGATACGATTTTACTCATGTTTGAAATAGTTTGTGGTGTGTAATAATGACCATACATTTTTTCAATTAGATCAGAGATTTCAGACATAGTGATCCCTTTTTTAAATAGCTGAATAATAGTAGTTTCTAAGGAATCATTGGTTCTTTTATAGGCTGGTAATGTTTGTTGGGAAAATTCTCCATTTCTATCTCTAGGAATCACCAAATTTAATTCTCCATATTCTGTTTTAAATGAACGTGAGTAATTCCCATTGCGGGAATTACCTGAATTAAATCCAGCTCTATCATACTTTTCGTAGTCAAGAAACGCTGTTAATTCAGCCTGTAATAATGAGTTGATAGCGAGTTCTAAATGACGACGAAATAAATCATCTAAATCACCTTTATTAATTAGTGTTTCCATTATTTCTGTAGTAAAATGAGTCATGAGAAAGTCCTCCTATAAAATTTCTGTGTCGTAACTTTAATTTTACAGAATGGACTTTCTCTTTTTCTACCCTAAATTTCTATTTACACAAAATATTTTACCCTATCTAAATTTTGAAAAAAATATTAAACCTTGTGTTATTTTAAGGATAAAAAAACATAAATATGAAGAATTAAACAACATTTGTATTTTATTTTTCATATGATCATTCTTGTTACCAACATACCATTGTGCTAAAATGAGAGTATTCAAATATTTAGGAGGTTTAAATTAATATGACATTAGATAATTTTGATTTTCTTTTAAGAAAATATGCTGAACTGATTACAAAAATCGGAGTAAATGTTGATAAATCACAAACTGTTGTACTAAACATCCAAGTTGATCAAGCCCCTTTAGCGAGATACATTGTCAAAGAAGCTTATCATCTAGGTGCTAAGGAAGTCATTGTAAAATGGTCAGATGACGAAATTAGCCGCGACTTCTTCTTATATGCTGAAGATGACGTCATTGGTCATGTTCCTCAATATAAAATTGATGAAGTCGATGCTTTTGTAGAAGAAGGTGCAAGCCGTATTAGTGTGGTTTCTCAAGATCCTGATGCTTTTGTTGGTGTTGATGGCGATCGTTTGGCTACGTTCCAATTAGTCAATGGAAAAGCTATGTCTGCTCTTAGAAAAGCATCTCAAGCTAATAAAATTAGTTGGACGGTTGTTGCTGCTGCAAGTCCTGGTTGGGCTAAAAAAGTATTTCCTAACTTAGATTCTGAGCAAGCACAAGTTGATGCTTTATGGGATGCTATTTTTAAAGCTTGTCGCATGTATGCTCCAGACCCAATCAAAGCATGGCACGAGCATGATGTGACACTGCAAACAAAAGCTGAAGAGTTAAACAAAGAACAATTTGACTCTCTTCATTATACAGCTCCAGGTACTGATCTAATTATTGGTTTACCTAAGAATCATAACTGGGAAGGTGCTGGAAGTGATAATGTTCGTGGTGAGCATTTTATGGCAAATATCCCTACTGAGGAAGTCTTTACAGCACCAGATTGTCGCCGTGTAGATGGGGTAGTTTCTAGTACTAGACCATTAAGCTATGCTGGAAATACAATTGAAGATATGGTATTTACCTTTAAAGATGGTAAAGTTGTTGATGTGACTGCTAAAAAAGGACAAGATGTTTTATTAAAATTACTAGAAACTGATGAAGGAGCAAAACGTTTAGGTGAAGTTGCTTTAGTGCCAGATAGTTCTCCTATTTCTCAATCGGGTATTACTTTTTATAACACTTTATTTGATGAGAATGCTTCAAATCACTTAGCATTAGGTTCTGCTTATGCCTTTAACTTACAAGGTGGCACTACAATGAGCGAGGAAGAATTAGAAAAAGCTGGCTTAAACCGTAGCCAAACTCATGTTGATTTTATGATTGGATCAAAAGAGATGAACATTGACGGGATTAAAAAAGACGGTAGCCGTGTTCCTATTTTTAGAAATGGTGAATGGGCTTAAAAGAAAAGGGTCTATAATAAATCGTGTTGATGGATAGTTTCCATTAATACGATTTTTTGTTTTTAAATACAAAAAGGAACATCCAAACATGATAAAATAAAGTCGACAAAAACCAAATTATTAGGAGGATGTTCCCATGGATAATCATACTAGAAAATTACTTAATTTAACAGACAAATCTATTATTTTTGAAAAAGATTGGTTAACTGAGGCTACTATTAGAGGTAGACGCTCAAATATAATAAGGGGAAGACTAACGTCTCCAGACAGAATATGCCCCTCTTGTCATCAGAATACGTGTGTTAAAAATGGTACTTATACTACTAAAACACAACTACCAGAGTTTAATAGGGTC contains:
- a CDS encoding IS30 family transposase; protein product: MVKIKNNTKTSSYKHLSLKERQLIEVWHNMGDSNREIGRRLGRHHQTISNELKRGTTTQIKENKKPKQLYFADTGQAKYIENRKRCGSKSKLVSAVDFINYACKQMIDFNWSPDAIVGFIKSLGTWDKPIVSTKTLYNYIDKGFLPVRNHHLKMKVRLSPKKKRSRQHKKALGKSIDERPSKIDSRQEFGHWEIDSVIGSKSKDDNALLTLVERKTRYMITVVLDDHTEESVSYAIKQLKYEFGRARFSSIFQSITADNGSEFSSLDDTLQQMTDIYFAHPYSSWERGTNERHNGLLRQFVPKGTPICHYSKQFIQLATEKVNLLPRKILDYRQPATLFLEEIQNLKIKTCW
- a CDS encoding aminopeptidase, with the translated sequence MTLDNFDFLLRKYAELITKIGVNVDKSQTVVLNIQVDQAPLARYIVKEAYHLGAKEVIVKWSDDEISRDFFLYAEDDVIGHVPQYKIDEVDAFVEEGASRISVVSQDPDAFVGVDGDRLATFQLVNGKAMSALRKASQANKISWTVVAAASPGWAKKVFPNLDSEQAQVDALWDAIFKACRMYAPDPIKAWHEHDVTLQTKAEELNKEQFDSLHYTAPGTDLIIGLPKNHNWEGAGSDNVRGEHFMANIPTEEVFTAPDCRRVDGVVSSTRPLSYAGNTIEDMVFTFKDGKVVDVTAKKGQDVLLKLLETDEGAKRLGEVALVPDSSPISQSGITFYNTLFDENASNHLALGSAYAFNLQGGTTMSEEELEKAGLNRSQTHVDFMIGSKEMNIDGIKKDGSRVPIFRNGEWA